The proteins below are encoded in one region of Methylophilales bacterium:
- the lipB gene encoding lipoyl(octanoyl) transferase LipB, whose protein sequence is MALNIKYLGLTDYKTCWLAMKAHIENNPQSDEIWVTEHNPIYTTGLNKKNFKLPNSSIPHLFVDRGGKITFHGPGQIIFYFLINLDKNKLSIRRLVSGIEHSILMYLKNKKIIGKLKKNAPGIYVDEKKIASIGLRLKKGYTYHGLSLNVNMNLDPFLDIDPCGYKGLKMSQLEDYLPKISQSEVEKEVLEHFKFFFRSLNEKQ, encoded by the coding sequence ATGGCTTTGAATATTAAATATTTAGGCTTAACGGATTATAAAACTTGCTGGTTGGCCATGAAAGCTCACATTGAGAATAACCCTCAATCAGATGAAATTTGGGTTACCGAACATAATCCCATATATACGACGGGGCTTAATAAAAAAAATTTTAAATTACCGAACAGCTCAATACCTCACCTTTTTGTGGATCGTGGTGGAAAAATAACGTTCCATGGACCAGGGCAGATTATTTTTTATTTTTTAATAAACTTAGATAAAAACAAGCTTTCAATAAGACGGCTAGTATCTGGTATTGAGCACTCTATTTTAATGTATCTTAAGAATAAAAAAATAATTGGAAAACTAAAAAAAAATGCACCTGGCATTTATGTTGATGAAAAAAAAATTGCTTCCATTGGTTTGAGATTAAAAAAAGGCTACACATACCACGGTTTAAGTTTAAATGTAAATATGAATTTAGATCCCTTCTTAGATATTGATCCCTGTGGTTATAAAGGCTTAAAAATGTCACAATTAGAAGACTATTTGCCAAAGATTAGTCAAAGTGAAGTTGAGAAGGAAGTTTTGGAGCATTTTAAATTTTTTTTTAGGTCATTGAATGAAAAACAATAA
- the nudB gene encoding dihydroneopterin triphosphate diphosphatase produces MKTRKYKIPVSSLIVIYTKKNDILLLSRADKKDYWQSVTGSLEPEESPYEAARREVFEETGINPNQYALQDWNLNHEYEIFTHWRHRYPPNVSKNTEHIFGMELPRKIDITIAPREHLEYEWVGIEEAKSKVFSWTNRKALEKLCEIKSIVS; encoded by the coding sequence TTGAAAACTCGTAAATATAAAATACCTGTATCGTCCTTAATTGTAATTTATACAAAAAAGAATGACATTTTACTGCTAAGTCGAGCTGACAAAAAAGATTACTGGCAGTCTGTGACAGGAAGCCTAGAACCTGAGGAATCGCCTTATGAAGCTGCTCGAAGAGAAGTTTTTGAAGAGACTGGGATAAACCCAAATCAATATGCTTTACAAGACTGGAACCTTAACCATGAGTATGAAATTTTCACTCATTGGAGACATCGTTACCCACCCAATGTTTCTAAGAACACGGAGCATATTTTTGGTATGGAACTTCCAAGAAAGATTGATATCACAATAGCACCAAGAGAACATCTGGAATATGAATGGGTTGGTATTGAAGAAGCTAAGTCCAAAGTGTTTTCTTGGACGAACCGTAAAGCATTAGAAAAATTATGCGAAATCAAATCAATTGTAAGTTAA
- the ispH gene encoding 4-hydroxy-3-methylbut-2-enyl diphosphate reductase → MKKEIHITLAEPRGFCAGVDRAITIVDKALEKYGAPIYVRHEVVHNEFVIENLKRKGAIFVEDMEDIPKGSHVIYSAHGVSKLVRKKASDFNLIPIDATCPLVTKVHKEVIQQNKKGHIIIMIGHEGHPEVDGTMGQVDDNDKTFLVQNLGDVDRLRIKNTEKISYVTQTTLSIDETKEIINKLKEKYPNISGPNKSDICYATQNRQDAIKSLIKDKELIIVVGSSNSSNSSRLAELAKQEGVESVLVGNIENFDLSILLNKKKIGITAGASAPEILVKNLIKKIKRNYDVLIDEMNGIEENIIFKLPNI, encoded by the coding sequence ATGAAGAAAGAAATACATATTACATTAGCGGAGCCTAGAGGTTTTTGTGCTGGCGTTGATAGAGCAATTACAATTGTTGATAAAGCGCTTGAAAAATATGGGGCACCTATTTATGTGAGACATGAGGTTGTCCATAACGAGTTTGTCATTGAGAATTTAAAAAGAAAGGGCGCCATTTTTGTTGAGGATATGGAAGATATTCCAAAGGGAAGCCATGTAATTTATAGTGCTCATGGTGTATCGAAATTAGTTAGAAAAAAGGCAAGCGATTTTAATCTCATTCCTATTGATGCAACATGTCCATTGGTCACAAAAGTCCATAAAGAAGTTATCCAACAAAATAAAAAGGGGCACATTATTATTATGATAGGCCACGAAGGCCACCCAGAAGTTGATGGAACAATGGGGCAAGTTGATGATAATGACAAAACCTTCTTAGTACAAAACCTTGGAGATGTAGATAGACTTAGGATTAAAAATACAGAAAAAATTAGCTATGTAACACAAACAACCTTATCAATTGACGAAACAAAAGAGATCATAAATAAATTAAAGGAAAAATATCCTAATATTTCAGGGCCAAATAAAAGTGATATCTGTTACGCAACGCAAAATCGTCAAGATGCAATTAAATCATTAATAAAAGATAAAGAGCTGATTATTGTTGTGGGATCTTCAAATAGCTCAAATTCTTCTAGATTAGCTGAACTTGCAAAACAAGAAGGAGTTGAATCAGTACTTGTTGGTAATATAGAAAACTTTGATTTATCTATATTATTGAATAAAAAAAAGATTGGAATTACTGCAGGAGCCTCGGCACCAGAAATTTTAGTTAAAAATCTTATAAAAAAGATAAAGAGAAACTACGATGTTTTGATTGATGAAATGAACGGGATCGAAGAAAACATTATATTTAAATTACCTAATATTTGA
- a CDS encoding (2Fe-2S) ferredoxin domain-containing protein — protein MSYYKYHIFFCLNQRNDGEQCCNNYSASDCFNYMKHKLKSLDLYGINLSRVNRAGCLNRCKEGPLLVIYPEETWYRYVDNEDIDEIINEHITHGRKVTRLLI, from the coding sequence ATGTCTTATTATAAATATCACATCTTCTTTTGTCTTAATCAAAGGAATGATGGGGAACAATGTTGCAATAATTATAGCGCTAGCGACTGTTTCAATTATATGAAGCATAAACTTAAATCGTTAGATTTATACGGGATTAATCTATCAAGAGTTAACCGAGCTGGATGTTTAAACAGATGTAAGGAAGGTCCGTTATTAGTTATATATCCTGAAGAAACATGGTATCGATATGTTGATAATGAAGATATTGACGAAATCATCAATGAGCATATTACTCATGGGAGAAAAGTGACACGTTTATTAATTTAG
- a CDS encoding septal ring lytic transglycosylase RlpA family protein yields MNNTKSIAFLLTALCLAGCQTNNVDNNNEKPVTDSKSKGAYYLDDGPEEVIPENLSNIPNAIPKKEPLNKFSNRPYKVFGKTYYPMTSLKPYKATGYATWYGKKYHGNKTSIGEVYDMYKMTAAHKTLPLPCYVKVTNLKNDKTVIVRVNDRGPFVKDRIIDLSYAAANRLEIIEKGSELVKVELIDLDKKVKVSKISKQIYIQAGLFSDEKNANNLINKIKKLGTVKNENIKKIKNEDQFQVLIGPFKNNQKAEIKKDELSDNFFINGFIVKR; encoded by the coding sequence ATGAATAATACAAAAAGCATTGCATTTTTATTAACAGCCCTTTGTCTTGCCGGTTGTCAAACAAATAACGTTGATAACAACAATGAAAAACCGGTAACAGACTCAAAATCAAAAGGGGCTTACTATCTTGATGATGGTCCCGAAGAAGTCATTCCGGAAAATCTCTCGAATATTCCTAATGCGATACCCAAAAAAGAGCCTTTAAATAAGTTCTCAAATCGACCTTATAAGGTTTTTGGTAAAACATATTATCCAATGACGTCTTTAAAGCCATATAAGGCAACGGGTTATGCTACATGGTATGGAAAAAAATATCACGGTAATAAAACATCAATCGGTGAGGTATATGACATGTATAAGATGACGGCAGCCCATAAAACCCTTCCACTTCCCTGCTATGTGAAAGTTACAAACTTAAAAAATGATAAAACAGTGATTGTACGGGTTAACGATAGAGGCCCATTTGTCAAAGATCGTATTATTGATTTGTCTTATGCAGCAGCGAATAGATTAGAAATTATTGAAAAAGGTAGTGAGCTTGTAAAAGTAGAATTAATCGACCTTGATAAAAAAGTTAAAGTAAGCAAGATAAGTAAACAAATATACATACAAGCAGGCTTATTTTCAGATGAGAAAAATGCAAACAACCTCATAAATAAGATTAAAAAATTAGGCACAGTTAAAAATGAAAACATTAAAAAAATTAAGAATGAAGATCAATTTCAAGTATTAATAGGGCCTTTCAAAAACAATCAAAAAGCTGAAATTAAGAAAGATGAGCTATCTGACAATTTTTTTATAAATGGTTTTATTGTAAAAAGATAA
- the lipA gene encoding lipoyl synthase — protein sequence MKNNKELGRDKTSRIPIKIVPTETLKKPSWIKMKLPKTAEYMRVKNLLSERELHSVCEEASCPNIAECYSHGTATFMILGDLCTRRCPFCDVTHGKPKPPDDLEPLHLAKTISSLKLKYVVITSVDRDDLRDGGASHFVQCIDQIRRLNPNIGIEILVPDFRGRLDKAIDILYESPPNVFNHNLETIPRLYKQARPGSDYSHSLKLLSTYKSKYPNVSTKSGLMLGLGETNDEIIEVMRDLRTHKVDMITIGQYLQPTEFHLPVERYVPPEEFESLKTIAENLGFNSVASGPMVRSSYHADLQVQGKVIE from the coding sequence ATGAAAAACAATAAGGAATTAGGCAGGGATAAAACATCAAGAATCCCTATTAAAATTGTACCAACAGAGACCCTAAAAAAACCTTCATGGATAAAAATGAAGCTTCCAAAAACTGCGGAGTACATGAGGGTAAAAAATTTACTTAGTGAGCGAGAATTACACAGTGTATGTGAGGAGGCAAGCTGTCCTAATATTGCAGAATGTTATAGCCATGGCACAGCAACATTTATGATCTTAGGAGATTTGTGCACAAGAAGATGCCCTTTTTGCGACGTAACACATGGTAAACCTAAACCACCAGATGATTTAGAGCCATTACATTTGGCAAAAACAATTTCATCACTAAAATTGAAATATGTTGTAATTACAAGTGTCGATAGAGATGATTTAAGAGATGGAGGGGCCTCACATTTTGTTCAGTGTATAGATCAAATAAGAAGGTTAAATCCTAACATTGGCATTGAGATTCTTGTACCAGATTTCAGAGGGCGTTTAGACAAAGCAATAGATATATTATATGAGTCCCCCCCGAACGTTTTTAATCATAATCTTGAGACAATTCCAAGACTCTACAAGCAAGCAAGGCCTGGCTCTGATTATTCACACTCATTAAAATTATTGTCAACATATAAAAGTAAATATCCAAATGTTTCTACAAAGTCCGGTTTAATGCTAGGTCTGGGGGAAACAAACGATGAAATTATAGAAGTTATGCGAGACTTGAGAACTCATAAGGTAGACATGATCACGATAGGGCAATATCTCCAACCAACAGAATTTCACCTACCTGTTGAAAGATATGTCCCCCCAGAAGAATTTGAAAGTTTAAAAACGATAGCTGAAAATTTAGGTTTTAATTCTGTTGCAAGTGGTCCAATGGTGAGGAGTAGTTACCATGCAGATCTTCAGGTGCAAGGTAAGGTCATTGAATGA
- the gshA gene encoding glutamate--cysteine ligase, producing MNQPLKINLTEELLELENFIIHRSCDIEQWFRSQWLENQAPFYGSVDLRNSGFKLAPVDMNLFPGGFNNLNPDFSPLAIQASSVAIEKVCPEAKRVLIIPEKHTRNLFYLKNLYQLKEILKNSGLEVRIGSVDASILESTNIDIDENQFITIEPICRREDFLFLKNKDGTEFIPCSIILNNDLSGGVPEIIKNLGQQIIPPINAGWPTRKKSSHFHFYSQVAKEFSILTNSDPWLIDPLSEKLDNLDFSAGEGEDRLEETIDSLLDQIQKKYSEYNISQDPYIVVKANAGTYGMGVMTVKSSSEAINLNRKMRKKMSVIKEGMSVSEVLVQEGIHTEETINAAVAEPVVYMIDHFVVGGFYRVHTSKGKDENLNSPGMHFEPVAFETSCLMPDQGRPCHDKANRFYAYGVIARLSMLAASKELAERK from the coding sequence ATGAACCAGCCTCTTAAAATTAATTTAACAGAAGAGTTATTAGAATTAGAAAATTTTATAATACATCGTAGCTGTGATATAGAACAGTGGTTTAGAAGCCAGTGGCTAGAAAATCAAGCACCCTTCTATGGATCAGTTGATCTCAGAAATTCAGGCTTTAAACTAGCACCTGTTGATATGAACTTATTTCCTGGAGGATTTAACAATTTAAATCCAGATTTTTCTCCGCTCGCAATCCAAGCATCATCTGTTGCCATAGAAAAAGTTTGTCCAGAAGCAAAGAGGGTTCTCATAATCCCCGAAAAACATACAAGAAATTTGTTTTATCTAAAAAATCTATACCAACTCAAAGAGATTCTAAAAAATTCTGGACTTGAGGTTAGGATTGGCTCTGTAGATGCAAGTATTTTAGAATCCACGAATATTGATATAGACGAAAATCAGTTTATTACTATTGAGCCTATTTGCAGAAGGGAGGACTTTTTATTTTTAAAAAATAAAGATGGCACTGAATTTATACCCTGTTCAATTATTTTGAATAATGATTTGTCTGGTGGCGTACCTGAAATAATTAAAAATCTTGGACAGCAAATTATTCCACCAATTAATGCTGGCTGGCCCACAAGAAAAAAATCGTCCCATTTTCATTTTTATAGTCAAGTAGCAAAAGAGTTTTCAATATTAACAAACAGTGACCCTTGGTTAATTGATCCATTATCAGAGAAATTAGATAATTTAGATTTTTCAGCTGGTGAAGGAGAAGATAGACTTGAAGAGACTATTGATAGCCTTTTAGATCAGATACAAAAAAAATATAGTGAATATAATATTTCTCAAGATCCATACATAGTTGTCAAAGCTAATGCAGGTACATATGGCATGGGTGTGATGACTGTTAAATCCAGTTCAGAGGCTATCAACCTAAATAGAAAGATGCGAAAGAAAATGTCAGTGATAAAAGAGGGGATGTCAGTATCTGAGGTGCTGGTGCAAGAGGGTATTCACACTGAAGAAACTATTAACGCAGCAGTGGCTGAACCCGTTGTATATATGATTGACCATTTTGTTGTGGGAGGTTTTTACCGCGTCCATACAAGTAAGGGTAAAGATGAAAATTTGAATTCTCCAGGAATGCATTTTGAACCTGTCGCTTTTGAAACCTCATGCCTAATGCCTGATCAAGGAAGGCCCTGCCATGATAAGGCCAACAGATTTTATGCTTATGGCGTTATTGCAAGATTATCAATGCTAGCAGCGTCTAAAGAACTAGCAGAAAGGAAATGA
- the lysA gene encoding diaminopimelate decarboxylase: protein MKSSILINKKDKFFVEDVCIDSIIEKYATPTYIYSKKRIVDNFKNLESAFKNVDHLICFAVKANSNLAILNLLAKNGAGFDIVSGGELRRVIAADGDPKKIVFSGVGKTSEEIKLAIENNILAFNIESEGELTKIQEIAKSLSKHASISIRVNPDVNANTHPYISTGLKENKFGVSEESALNLYKKAKTMDSILIKGIDCHIGSQITDLKPFEDSIKKLIALIDKLEVEGIKIEHMDIGGGIGISYEDEKAIPYDDYAKAVTTLTKGRDFKILLEPGRVIMADAGVILTKVEYVKKTQDKNFAIIDAAMNDLMRPSLYGAFHKIVNTSETADKESVFDIVGPICETGDFIGKDRVISIEPNNILVIMDTGAYAMSMSSNYNTRPRLYELMIDKAKTHIIREKETFDQLIKGEKVLPES from the coding sequence ATGAAATCTTCAATTTTAATTAATAAAAAAGATAAATTTTTTGTCGAAGACGTTTGTATCGATTCAATTATAGAAAAGTATGCTACCCCAACTTATATTTATTCTAAAAAAAGAATAGTAGATAACTTTAAGAACCTAGAATCTGCGTTTAAAAATGTAGATCACCTTATTTGTTTTGCTGTTAAAGCAAATTCCAATCTTGCAATATTAAATTTACTTGCAAAAAATGGAGCAGGTTTTGATATCGTTTCAGGGGGTGAACTGAGAAGAGTCATTGCGGCTGATGGTGACCCTAAAAAAATTGTTTTCTCTGGCGTAGGTAAAACTTCTGAAGAAATTAAATTAGCTATCGAAAATAATATTCTTGCTTTTAATATTGAATCAGAGGGTGAGCTCACAAAAATTCAAGAAATAGCAAAATCATTAAGTAAACATGCATCTATTTCCATTAGGGTTAACCCTGATGTTAATGCTAATACCCACCCATATATATCAACAGGTCTTAAAGAGAACAAATTTGGCGTAAGTGAAGAATCTGCCTTGAATTTATACAAAAAGGCTAAAACAATGGATTCAATTTTAATAAAAGGAATTGATTGTCATATTGGTTCACAAATAACGGATCTTAAACCATTTGAGGATTCTATAAAAAAGTTAATTGCTTTAATCGATAAATTAGAGGTAGAAGGTATAAAGATTGAACATATGGACATTGGTGGAGGCATCGGAATCAGTTACGAGGATGAAAAAGCTATTCCCTATGATGACTATGCAAAAGCAGTTACCACATTAACTAAAGGAAGGGATTTCAAGATTCTATTAGAACCTGGTAGGGTAATTATGGCAGATGCAGGTGTTATTTTGACTAAAGTAGAATATGTTAAAAAAACCCAAGATAAGAACTTTGCAATTATAGATGCTGCAATGAATGATCTTATGCGACCCTCCTTATATGGTGCATTCCACAAGATAGTCAATACCTCAGAGACAGCTGATAAGGAATCTGTTTTTGACATTGTGGGGCCCATTTGTGAAACAGGTGATTTCATTGGAAAAGATAGAGTCATTAGTATAGAACCTAATAATATTTTAGTTATCATGGATACTGGGGCTTATGCAATGTCAATGAGCTCAAACTATAATACGAGGCCACGGCTATACGAACTGATGATTGATAAAGCCAAAACTCATATTATCAGAGAGAAAGAGACTTTTGATCAGCTTATTAAAGGGGAAAAGGTTCTACCAGAATCCTAA
- a CDS encoding FAD:protein FMN transferase: protein MQRYVKFLLFIIVFILILTISMHENLLFQKKDYVFGTIVDIKIYGESKKLASEASKEILSNFNKLHYKLHPWREGVIFEINEAIQNETPFFIEDEEVISLIRRGQEYENQTNGYFNPAIGKLVSLWGFHSEVPRKAMPDARSISKLVEAKPSMGNIKIINNILSSTNKFVQVDMGGYAKGYALDQAKNILEQYNIKNALINIGGNILALGKQGNKEWIVGIQDPRNPNLMASLPLKPGWSIGTSGDYQKYFAVNKKRYSHIINPHSGYPVSNTMSVTVLIPPGDNSGEKSDVYSNPIFIEEISKKIEIANELGVSHYLIVLENNEILISEELNKIIVWEDK, encoded by the coding sequence ATGCAAAGATACGTAAAGTTTTTATTATTTATTATAGTATTTATTCTTATATTAACTATAAGCATGCATGAAAACTTACTATTTCAAAAAAAAGATTATGTCTTTGGTACGATTGTAGATATCAAAATATATGGAGAATCTAAAAAATTAGCTTCAGAAGCCTCAAAAGAAATCTTATCAAACTTCAATAAGCTTCATTATAAGCTCCACCCCTGGCGAGAAGGGGTGATTTTTGAAATTAACGAAGCAATTCAAAATGAAACACCCTTTTTTATAGAAGATGAAGAGGTAATATCTTTGATTCGAAGAGGTCAGGAATATGAAAACCAAACCAATGGCTACTTCAATCCTGCAATTGGAAAACTTGTGAGTTTATGGGGATTTCATTCAGAAGTTCCTCGTAAGGCAATGCCAGATGCTAGATCTATTTCAAAGTTGGTTGAAGCTAAACCTTCTATGGGAAATATAAAAATCATTAATAATATACTCAGTAGTACCAATAAGTTTGTTCAAGTTGATATGGGAGGATACGCCAAAGGTTATGCACTAGACCAAGCTAAAAATATATTGGAGCAATATAATATAAAAAATGCACTTATTAATATTGGAGGAAATATTTTAGCATTAGGTAAGCAGGGTAATAAAGAATGGATAGTAGGTATTCAGGATCCTAGAAATCCAAATTTAATGGCGAGTTTGCCATTAAAGCCAGGTTGGTCAATTGGAACATCCGGTGATTATCAAAAATATTTTGCTGTGAATAAAAAAAGATATTCACATATTATCAATCCTCATTCAGGTTATCCTGTCTCTAACACAATGTCAGTCACAGTATTAATTCCGCCTGGAGATAATTCTGGAGAAAAATCGGATGTTTATTCTAATCCAATATTTATTGAAGAGATCTCTAAAAAAATTGAAATCGCCAATGAATTAGGCGTTAGTCATTATTTGATTGTCTTAGAAAATAACGAGATTTTAATTAGCGAGGAGCTTAATAAGATTATTGTATGGGAAGATAAATAG
- the nadA gene encoding quinolinate synthase NadA yields the protein MNISTINFDSFQKLKDEDCQERIIKAKKILGKDLLILGHHYQNEAVYRHADFAGDSLKLAQHVQNVEAKYIVFLGVHFMAEVSDILSRDNQTTILPDLSAGCSMADMANLAKVERTYREISKVLDFDEKITPVTYINSAADLKAFCGEHQGIVCTSTNAPKILNWAFKQKEKALFFPDQNLGRWTGYKMGIPLDKMPVWDPDLPLGGLTEKQIIDSKILLWKGHCAVHQMFRVESIEDFKKNYPNGNVISHPEAPFDVCKNSDLVGSTEFILRTIENANPGTEWLVGTELNLVNRLAKEMKAEGKLVKFMSHVICECSTMARIDPQHLAWTLESLIEENPVNIIKVPQKEADLARLTLDKMLEVS from the coding sequence ATGAATATATCTACTATTAACTTCGATTCTTTTCAAAAATTAAAAGATGAAGATTGCCAGGAAAGAATTATTAAGGCAAAAAAAATATTAGGTAAAGATCTACTTATCCTTGGCCACCATTATCAAAACGAAGCAGTATACCGGCACGCTGACTTTGCTGGGGACTCCTTAAAATTAGCACAGCATGTTCAAAATGTGGAAGCAAAATACATTGTATTTTTAGGCGTTCATTTTATGGCAGAAGTCTCAGATATTTTATCAAGGGACAATCAAACTACTATACTTCCAGATTTGTCCGCTGGTTGTTCGATGGCTGATATGGCCAACCTAGCTAAGGTTGAAAGGACGTATAGGGAGATTTCAAAGGTGTTAGACTTTGATGAAAAAATTACCCCTGTGACATATATTAATTCAGCAGCGGATCTTAAAGCCTTTTGTGGTGAACATCAGGGCATTGTTTGTACGTCAACAAATGCACCTAAAATTTTAAATTGGGCTTTTAAGCAAAAAGAGAAAGCACTCTTCTTTCCAGATCAAAATTTAGGCAGATGGACGGGATATAAGATGGGTATACCTCTTGATAAGATGCCAGTTTGGGATCCAGATCTTCCATTAGGAGGACTTACAGAAAAACAAATTATAGATTCTAAAATTTTATTGTGGAAAGGTCATTGTGCTGTCCATCAAATGTTCAGAGTGGAGAGTATCGAAGATTTTAAAAAAAACTATCCCAATGGAAATGTTATTTCACATCCAGAGGCTCCATTTGATGTGTGTAAAAATTCAGATTTAGTAGGTTCGACGGAATTTATTCTTCGTACTATAGAAAATGCAAACCCTGGAACTGAGTGGTTAGTTGGAACAGAGCTTAATTTAGTCAATCGCCTTGCAAAAGAAATGAAGGCTGAAGGTAAGCTTGTGAAATTTATGTCACATGTCATTTGTGAGTGCTCAACTATGGCAAGAATTGATCCTCAACATCTAGCATGGACGTTAGAAAGTCTTATCGAAGAAAATCCTGTCAACATAATTAAGGTTCCCCAAAAAGAGGCTGATTTAGCAAGACTTACCCTTGATAAAATGCTCGAGGTTTCATAA
- a CDS encoding HIT family protein produces MDKCELCQPPVYPIVWKNSKFRIIEIDDPSYSAYYRVEHIQHIKEMTDLDESERDELMKLVFIVESAIKIYYKPDKINLASLGNLTPHVHWHVIPRFYDDNHFPGTIWSEQKKFKKTKISSQVRKNINSFIIKNLN; encoded by the coding sequence TTGGATAAATGTGAACTGTGCCAACCTCCAGTTTATCCAATTGTTTGGAAAAATAGTAAATTCAGGATCATTGAAATAGATGATCCATCATACTCTGCATATTATCGGGTAGAGCATATTCAACATATCAAGGAAATGACTGATCTCGATGAGAGCGAAAGAGATGAATTAATGAAGCTCGTATTTATTGTGGAGTCAGCAATTAAAATTTACTATAAGCCTGATAAAATTAATTTAGCTTCTCTTGGAAATTTAACACCACATGTTCATTGGCACGTAATCCCAAGATTTTACGATGATAATCATTTTCCAGGCACTATTTGGTCGGAGCAAAAAAAATTTAAAAAAACGAAGATATCAAGTCAGGTAAGAAAAAATATAAATAGCTTTATCATAAAAAATCTAAATTAA
- a CDS encoding DUF493 domain-containing protein → MDDPIKEPLINFPCHFAIKVIGDAVEDFSDIVLKSITKFDARFDSSCIEMKGSSAGKYISLTCNVFVLSQKQLDNIYIELSGLKVTKFVL, encoded by the coding sequence ATGGATGACCCAATCAAAGAACCTCTGATTAACTTCCCTTGTCATTTTGCAATAAAAGTAATAGGTGATGCCGTTGAAGATTTTTCTGATATTGTGCTCAAATCAATAACTAAATTTGATGCCCGTTTTGATAGCTCATGTATTGAAATGAAAGGAAGCAGCGCAGGCAAATACATTAGCCTTACTTGCAATGTCTTTGTCTTATCCCAAAAACAGTTAGATAATATTTACATAGAACTTTCAGGATTAAAAGTCACTAAGTTTGTTTTATAA
- the gshB gene encoding glutathione synthase, with protein sequence MMAYLFIIDPIESLNKTKDSSLLLMKECLRRNIEVHFSEINQFSIDEGNVNIHSQKILSLEKGIKYQDTEMNFSSFFKKIIIRKDPPFDDDYLNLTYLLDHAVQEGTDIINNPSSIRNHNEKLSILNFQEIIPPTIVTSTASDVVNFLKIHEKIVLKPINGMAGNGIFVIDELDKNINSILETSTVNDTKVMMAQKYIPDITEGDKRIIIIKGEPLPFCLARIPDGKDFRANLAKGGTGIAKKLTADDIKIVNVIKKYLVKSKLDFVGIDVIGKYLTEINVTSPTCLVEIENQTNFNSAEFIIDAL encoded by the coding sequence ATGATGGCATATCTTTTTATCATCGATCCTATTGAGTCTCTTAATAAAACTAAGGATTCCTCTCTATTATTAATGAAAGAGTGCCTAAGAAGAAATATTGAGGTACATTTCTCTGAAATTAATCAATTTTCAATAGATGAAGGAAACGTAAATATTCATAGTCAGAAAATTTTAAGTTTAGAGAAAGGAATAAAGTATCAGGATACTGAAATGAATTTTAGTTCTTTTTTTAAAAAAATTATTATTAGAAAAGATCCACCATTTGATGATGATTATTTAAATCTTACTTATTTATTAGATCACGCAGTTCAAGAAGGAACAGATATCATCAATAATCCTTCATCAATAAGAAATCATAATGAAAAACTGTCTATTCTTAATTTCCAAGAAATTATTCCACCCACAATCGTTACCTCAACTGCTAGTGATGTAGTCAATTTTCTTAAGATACATGAAAAGATTGTTCTTAAGCCCATTAATGGTATGGCAGGTAATGGAATTTTTGTGATTGATGAATTAGATAAAAACATAAATAGTATTCTTGAAACTAGCACCGTAAATGACACTAAAGTTATGATGGCTCAAAAGTATATTCCAGATATCACTGAGGGGGATAAGCGAATTATTATTATTAAAGGTGAGCCACTTCCTTTTTGTCTTGCACGAATCCCAGACGGTAAAGATTTCAGAGCAAATTTAGCAAAAGGTGGGACGGGCATCGCAAAAAAATTAACAGCTGATGATATTAAAATTGTTAATGTAATCAAAAAGTATTTAGTAAAGAGTAAATTAGATTTTGTCGGAATTGATGTGATTGGAAAATACTTAACAGAAATAAATGTGACAAGTCCAACATGCTTAGTTGAAATAGAAAATCAAACCAATTTTAATAGCGCTGAATTTATAATTGATGCACTTTAA